The following are encoded in a window of Cryptomeria japonica unplaced genomic scaffold, Sugi_1.0 HiC_scaffold_149, whole genome shotgun sequence genomic DNA:
- the LOC131866535 gene encoding B3 domain-containing protein Os02g0598200-like, which yields MRYWFYFHLTFSQCPTLSHSLLIRFASEFAMEIEETGEHYMPCPKCSQKCYKKHREKEYFDGSASFFKIMLGDFAEKLRIPPAFVSQIINDQDEHMVLQGPDGQNFNVRLWRSIKKLELQHGWINFVNYYGLEVGDLLVFKYISKSCFKVKIFDKTSCEKNQRIQSKSSFQGNSSHNPGHSFVSEKHGTMESDAPFISDKPSCTLVIKYNERSLNRQIDSKLLIDLDSDEKDNPEFPAVTEIQRTKRMPPFLGNSSSHKLVRMESVAPFKSDKPFCTMDLKSWNVNQPHVLEDNQAEEGDDKADGLAMNDANEEENGDREDGMAIHKVDEEEDKEDGSTNHEVVESKANDEADNGGNTNPKEEKVSTHHRTERCDRRLLYFWRIRKNCPIISRRNQNHNSAGTSVNPNNINDLNSSSPHSANVVSEVPAPTPNELNPLKPDLAPSAPEHLIPGSGPPLDLVELPSEGFLLVTSRKRRRKTTPLNALNHSRSNTIQLASNHKPQDPPQSPINYVVKNMVKTLENPNHGDDDANICNNPAMILRSRTPLQSVSSSLAGHIIDTSTINPSTASTLKELEDIHIIEVIYANKGFDEIRSSTLLPGFPGSQLSGSDIRGNSDIRTEPPENNEDDEDLMKGYSLNKKKGSPVGSKNKKKLGGQHRLPTSPPLNPPL from the exons ATGCGATATTGGTTTTACTTCCACTTAACATTCTCTCAGTGCCcaactctctctcactctcttcttatACGCTTTGCATCTGAATTTGCCATGGAGATAGAAGAAACGGGAGAGCACTATATGCCGTGCCCAAAATGCAGTCAGAAATGTTATAAAAAACACCGTGAGAAAGAATACTTTGATGGGTCTGCTTCTTTCTTCAAAATTATGCTTGGAgattttgcagagaaactg CGCATTCCTCCGGCTTTTGTTTCCCAGATCATAAATGACCAAGATGAACATATGGTGTTGCAAGGCCCAGATGGGCAGAACTTCAATGTACGGTTATGGCGTTCCATCAAAAAGTTGGAACTTCAACACGGCTGGATAAACTTTGTAAATTATTATGGGCTGGAAGTGGGCGATCTTCTAGTTTTTAAATACATTTCTAAGTCATGCTTTAAAGTCAAGATTTTCGATAAAACATCATgtgaaaaaaatcaaagaatacaaaGCAAATCTTCATTTCAGG GCAATTCATCCCATAACCCTGGACATTCTTTCGTATCTGAGAAGCATGGGACAATGGAATCTGATGCTCCTTTTATATCAGATAAACCCTCTTGTACACTGGTTATCAAATATAATGAGCGTAGTTTAAATCGACAAATAGACAGTAAACTGCTGATTGATCTGGATTCTGATGAAAAAGACAACCCTGAGTTTCCGGCGGTGACTGAAATTCAAAGAACAAAAAGGATGCCTCCCTTCCTCG GCAATTCATCCTCTCATAAGCTCGTGAGAATGGAGTCTGTTGCTCCTTTCAAATCAGATAAACCCTTTTGTACAATGGATCTGAAATCGTGGAATGTAAATCAACCTCATGTGCTA GAGGATAATCAGGCTGAGGAAGGGGATGACAAAGCAGATGGCCTAGCAATGAATGATGCCAATGAAGAGGAAAATGGTGACAGAGAGGATGGCATGGCGATACATaaggttgatgaagaagaagataaagaggaTGGATCCACTAATCATGAGGTGGTAGAGAGCAAGGCTAACGATGAGGCTGACAATGGGGGAAACACTAATCCTAAGGAAGAAAAG GTCTCTACTCATCATAGAACTGAACGATGTGATAGAAGATTACTTTATTTTT GGCGTATTCGTAAAAACTGCCCAATTATTAGTCGCAGGAACCAAAATCATAACTCAGCTGGGACCTCTGTTAACCCTAATAATATTAATGACCTAAATTCTTCATCTCCTCACTCTGCTAATGTGGTCTCCGAAGTTCCTGCTCCCACTCCTAATGAACTTAACCCTCTCAAGCCCGATCTCGCACCATCGGCCCCTGAGCATCTCATCCCTGGCTCCGGCCCTCCACTTGACCTTGTGGAACTGCCCTCTGAGGGTTTTCTGCTTGTTACCTCGAGAAAACGGAGGCGTAAAACTACCCCTCTCAATGCCCTAAACCATAGCCGTTCAAATACCATCCAATTGGCCTCTAATCATAAACCCCAGGACCCTCCTCAATCCCCTATCAATTATGTGGTTAAAAATATGGtcaaaaccttagaaaaccccaatCATGGTGATGATGATGCTAACATTTGTAATAACCCTGCAATGATCCTTAGATCCAGAACCCCCTTACAATCAGTCTCCTCTTCACTTGCAGGTCATATTATTGATACTAGCACCATTAACCCATCAACTGCATCTACACTCAAAGAGCTAGAGGATATTCATATTATAGAAGTTATTTATGCAAATAAAGGCTTCGATGAAATTAGATCTAGCACTTTGCTCCCTGGCTTTCCAGGCTCCCAGTTGTCTGGATCCGACATAAGAGGAAATTCTGATATTAGAACTGAGCCTCCCGAAAACAATGaagatgatgaggaccttatgaaagGTTACTCCCTAAATAAAAAGAAAGGTAGCCCTGTGGGCTCCAAAAATAAGAAGAAGCTTGGAGGTCAACATAGACTCCCTACCAGCCCCCCCTTAAATCCTCCTCTTTAA